In Hyperolius riggenbachi isolate aHypRig1 chromosome 10, aHypRig1.pri, whole genome shotgun sequence, a genomic segment contains:
- the LOC137536641 gene encoding uncharacterized protein, which yields MPPPRLALKCEQPLLEGVIVAGSQAMVHRTRALPIDLDWGPSHTIGPSHRHGSPAPSYNYTIGPSHRHRSTAPSYNYTIGPSHHNGSPAPSYNHTICPSHRHASPAPSYSHTIGPSHRHGSPAPSYSHTIGPSHRHASPAPSYSHTIGLNHRHGSPAPSYNYTICPSHRHESPALSYSRTICPSHRYGSPALSYSRTICPSHRHGSPALSYSRTICPSHRHRFPALSYSRTICPSHRHGSPALSYSRTICPSHRHGSPAQSFSHTICPSHRHGSPALSYSRTICPSHRHGFPALSYSRTICPSHRHGSPALSYSRIIYPSHRHGSPALSYSRTICPSNRHGSPPSYSRTMGPSHRHESPALSYSRTISPNHRHGSFALSYSRIISPNYRHGSPALSYSHTISPNHRHGSPVLSYSRTISPNHRHGSPALSYSRTICPNHRHGSFALSYSRIISPNYRHGSPALSYSHTISPNHRHGSPVLSYSRTISPNHRHGSPALSYSRTICPNHCHESPALSYSRTICPSHRHGSPAPCYSRTICPSHRHGSSALSYNHTICPSHRHESPSPSYSRIICPCHCHRSPAPIATSSAQVIATDLLLYPTVTSLAASHLHRSPAPS from the exons ATGCCACCCCCTCGGCTCGCCCTGAAGTGTGAGCAGCCACTGTTAGAGGGGGTGATTGTTGCTGGGTCCCAGGCCATGGTGCACAGGACCCGCGCCCTGCCGATTGACCTCGATTGGGGACCCAG TCACACCATCGGCCCCAGCCATCGCCACGGATCTCCAGCTCCATCCTACAACTACACCATCGGCCCCAGCCATCGCCACAGATCTACTGCTCCATCCTACAACTACACCATCGGCCCCAGCCATCACAACGGATCTCCTGCTCCATCCTACAACCACACCATCTGTCCCAGCCATCGCCACGCATCTCCTGCACCATCCTACAGTCACACCATCGGCCCCAGCCATCGCCACGGATCTCCTGCTCCATCCTACAGTCACACCATCGGCCCCAGCCATCGCCACGCATCTCCTGCTCCATCCTACAGTCACACCATCGGCCTCAACCATCGCCACGGATCTCCAGCTCCATCCTACAACTACACCATCTGTCCCAGCCATCGACATGAATCTCCTGCTCTATCCTACAGCCGCACCATCTGTCCCAGCCATCGCTACGGATCTCCTGCTCTATCCTACAGCCGCACCATCTGTCCCAGCCATCGCCACGGATCTCCTGCTCTATCCTACAGCCGCACCATCTGTCCCAGCCATCGCCACAGATTTCCTGCTCTATCCTACAGTCGCACCATCTGTCCCAGCCATCGCCACGGATCTCCTGCTCTATCCTACAGCCGCACCATCTGTCCCAGCCATCGCCACGGATCTCCTGCTCAATCCTTCAGCCACACCATCTGTCCCAGCCATCGCCACGGATCTCCTGCTCTATCCTACAGCCGCACCATCTGTCCCAGCCATCGCCACGGATTTCCTGCTCTATCCTACAGTCGCACCATCTGTCCCAGCCATCGCCACGGATCTCCTGCTCTATCCTACAGCCGCATCATCTATCCCAGCCATCGCCACGGATCTCCTGCTCTATCCTACAGCCGCACCATCTGTCCCAGCAATCGCCACGGATCTCCTCCATCCTACAGCCGCACCATGGGCCCCAGCCATCGCCACGAATCTCCTGCTCTATCCTACAGCCGCACCATCAGTCCCAACCATCGCCACGGATCTTTTGCTCTATCCTACAGCCGCATCATCAGTCCCAACTATCGCCACGGATCTCCTGCCCTATCCTACAGCCACACTATCAGTCCCAACCATCGCCACGGATCTCCTGTCCTATCCTACAGCCGCACCATAAGTCCCAACCATCGCCACGGATCTCCTGCTCTATCCTACAGCCGCACCATCTGTCCCAACCATCGCCACGGATCTTTTGCTCTATCCTACAGCCGCATCATCAGTCCCAACTATCGCCACGGATCTCCTGCCCTATCCTACAGCCACACTATCAGTCCCAACCATCGCCACGGATCTCCTGTCCTATCCTACAGCCGCACCATAAGTCCCAACCATCGCCACGGATCTCCTGCTCTATCCTACAGCCGCACCATCTGTCCCAACCATTGCCACGAATCTCCTGCTCTATCCTACAGTCGCACCATCTGTCCCAGCCATCGCCACGGATCTCCTGCTCCATGCTACAGCCGCACCATCTGTCCCAGCCATCGCCACGGATCTTCTGCTCTATCCTACAACCACACCATCTGTCCCAGCCATCGCCACGAATCTCCTTCTCCATCCTACAGCCGCATCATCTGTCCCTGCCACTGCCACAGATCTCCTGCTCCTATAGCCACCTCATCGGCCCAAGTCATCGCCACAGATCTCCTGCTCTATCCTACAGTCACATCATTGGCCGCCAGCCATCTCCACAGATCTCCTGCTCCATCCTAA